The Salvelinus namaycush isolate Seneca chromosome 38, SaNama_1.0, whole genome shotgun sequence genome includes a window with the following:
- the LOC120031753 gene encoding neuroepithelial cell-transforming gene 1 protein-like → MVAYDELGSLVPIKRTLQAIDCQNRGNKDSEEPSNKRVRPLGRVTSLANFISPVRNGAVRRFGQTIQSMSFRGDGNGGKTPGVPQKPCSKAAAPTPPKRRNSTLWSETLDVHQKGTFSTKEIKRQEAIFELTRGEQDLIEDLQLARKAYHDPMLKLSIMSEEELTHIFGDLDAYIPLHEDLLAQLARATGPDGTVGQIGQIVVSWLPGLNAYRDYCSNQVAAKALLDQKKQDRRVQDFLQRCLESPFSRKLDLWSFLDIPRSRLFKYPLLLKEILKHTTPEHPDTPHLELAITIIQGVLSDINMKKGESESQYYIDKLEYLDDRQRDPRIDQCKSLLCHGELRNKSGTKLHVFLFTELLVMTRPVTRNEHHCFQVYRQPIPVQDLVLEDLQDGDVKMGGSFRGAFSNSDKAKNIFRVRFHDPSRGQSHTLQVNDVFHKQQWLNCLRSAISVHHPADAAVTTPASSPAADAHSKRLSSKISSVIHTEEADENCPLTPAGATSASSSLCGDETPSPTSTSPSSRSSSSSSSPLSSPSPKHKTKKDKRSLCALGKRKETMV, encoded by the exons ATGGTGGCTTACGATGAACTGGGTAGCTTGGTGCCTATCAAACGGACTCTACAAGCTATAGACTGTCAGAACCGAGGCAACAAAGACTCAGAG gaACCCAGCAACAAGCGCGTCCGTCCTCTCGGCAGGGTGACCTCGCTGGCTAACTTCATCTCCCCCGTGAGGAATGGGGCCGTCCGGCGCTTCGGCCAGACCATCCAGTCCATGTCCTTCCGGGGCGATGGCAATGGTGGCAAGACGCCGGGCGTGCCCCAGAAACCATGCAGTAAGGCGGCGGCGCCCACGCCGCCCAAGAGACGCAACAGCACGCTGTGGTCGGAGACATTAGACGTCCACCAGAAGGGCACCTTCTCCACCAAGGAGATCAAGAGACAGGAG GCCATATTTGAGTTGACTCGCGGAGAACAGGACCTGATTGAGGACCTCCAGCTCGCACGCAAG gcgTACCACGACCCCATGCTGAAGCTGAGTATCATGTCGGAGGAGGAGCTGACCCATATCTTCGGGGACCTGGATGCCTACATCCCCCTCCACGAGGACCTGCTGGCCCAGCTGGCCAGAGCCACCGGCCCCGACGGCACCGTGGGACAGATAGGACAAATCGTTGTCAGCTGG TTGCCAGGGCTGAATGCATACCGAGACTACTGCAGTAACCAGGTGGCGGCCAAGGCCCTGTTGGACCAGAAGAAACAGGACCGGAGGGTGCAGGACTTCCTGCAGCGCTGCCTGGAGTCTCCCTTCAGCAGGAAGCTGGACCTGTGGAGCTTCCTGGACATCCCCCGCTCCCGCCTGTTCAAATACCCCCTCCTGCTCAAAGAGATCCTCAAACACACGACGCCCGAGCACCCTGACACTCCCCACCTGGAGCTAGCG atcACCATCATCCAGGGTGTGTTGTCTGACATCAACATGAAGAAGGGGGAGTCAGAGAGTCAGTACTACATAGACAAGCTGGAGTATCTGGACGACAGGCAAAGAGACCCGCGCATCGACCAGTGCAAGAGTCTGTTGTGTCACGGCGAGCTACGCAACAAGAGCGGAACA AAGCTGCATGTGTTCCTGTTCACAGAGCTGTTGGTGATGACCCGGCCTGTGACGCGGAACGAGCACCACTGTTTCCAGGTGTACCGGCAGCCAATCCCGGTGCAGGACCTGGTGCTGGAGGACCTGCAGGATGGAGACGTCAAAATGGGTGGCTCCTTCAGAGGAGCATTCAGTAACTCAGACAAAG CCAAGAACATCTTCCGTGTGCGTTTCCATGACCCGTCTCGGGGCCAGTCCCACACGCTGCAGGTCAACGACGTCTTCCACAAGCAGCAGTGGCTCAACTGCCTGCGCAGCGCCATCTCCGTCCACCACCCTGCCGATGCCGCCGTCACCACGCCCGCTTCCTCCCCGGCAGCCGACGCCCACTCCAAGCGGCTCTCCTCCAAAATCTCCTCCGTCATCCACACGGAGGAGGCCGACGAGAACTGCCCTTTGACGCCTGCAGGTGCAACGTCCGCCTCCAGTTCGCTATGCGGGGACGAGACCCCCAGTCCCACCTCAACGTCTCCCTCCTCCcgctcctcatcctcctcttcatcaccACTATCCTCCCCGTCGCCTAAACACAAAACCAAAAAGGACAAGCGCTCCCTCTGTGCTTTAGGGAAGAGGAAGGAGACCATGGTGTAA